A genomic region of Meiothermus cerbereus DSM 11376 contains the following coding sequences:
- a CDS encoding MOSC domain-containing protein, which produces MHLISVNLGHPQLLPDKTTTGIYKSPVEAAQISTLGLVGDHIDDQEHHGGPDQAVYVYSAEDYDWWMEQLGEALQPGTFGENLTFSSFGPAPLRIGDRFRIGQVLLEVSAPRIPCATLAARMNDPQFVKKFRQAQRPGFYARVLEAGQVRKQDPIEKIAAPTHCVTLVEVFNLWYEKAPDAARLRWVLTAPLASRARKTFAGRLQST; this is translated from the coding sequence ATGCATCTGATCTCCGTCAACCTGGGCCACCCTCAGCTTCTACCTGACAAGACAACCACCGGCATCTACAAAAGCCCGGTCGAGGCCGCACAAATTTCCACTTTAGGGCTGGTCGGCGACCATATAGACGACCAGGAACACCATGGCGGCCCCGACCAAGCGGTGTATGTCTACAGCGCCGAGGACTACGACTGGTGGATGGAGCAGCTGGGCGAGGCCCTGCAACCGGGCACCTTTGGCGAGAACCTGACCTTCTCGAGCTTCGGCCCTGCGCCTTTGCGCATTGGCGACCGTTTTCGCATCGGTCAGGTTCTACTGGAAGTCTCCGCCCCCCGCATTCCCTGCGCGACCCTGGCCGCCCGCATGAATGACCCGCAGTTCGTCAAAAAGTTTCGCCAGGCCCAGCGTCCGGGGTTTTATGCTCGGGTGCTGGAGGCGGGCCAAGTTCGAAAGCAAGACCCCATCGAAAAAATTGCAGCCCCCACCCACTGCGTTACGCTGGTTGAAGTATTCAATCTGTGGTATGAGAAAGCCCCCGATGCGGCCAGGCTTCGTTGGGTTCTTACGGCTCCACTAGCCAGCCGGGCCAGAAAAACCTTTGCGGGACGGCTGCAATCAACATAG
- the rplI gene encoding 50S ribosomal protein L9, which produces MKVILLEPMENLGDVGAVVNVKPGYARNYLLPRGIATLATESNLKTLEAKIRAQARKAAERKAEAERLKELLEPITLVLKVKAGDQKIYGSVTSREIAAALEAQHQITIDPKKLVLEKPIKDLGDYALAYKPHPEVPMTLKVSVEADKA; this is translated from the coding sequence ATGAAAGTGATTCTGCTTGAACCTATGGAGAACCTCGGCGATGTGGGGGCAGTGGTCAACGTGAAGCCGGGCTATGCCCGCAACTACCTGCTGCCGCGCGGAATTGCCACGCTGGCTACCGAGAGCAACCTCAAGACCCTGGAAGCTAAAATCCGCGCCCAGGCCAGGAAGGCTGCCGAACGCAAGGCCGAGGCCGAGCGCCTAAAGGAGCTCCTCGAGCCCATTACCCTGGTGCTCAAGGTAAAGGCCGGCGACCAGAAGATCTACGGCTCGGTTACCAGCCGCGAAATTGCCGCTGCCCTGGAAGCCCAGCACCAGATCACCATTGATCCCAAGAAGCTGGTTCTGGAAAAGCCCATCAAAGACCTGGGCGATTACGCCCTGGCCTACAAGCCCCACCCTGAAGTGCCCATGACCCTTAAAGTCTCGGTGGAGGCCGACAAGGCCTGA
- the rpsR gene encoding 30S ribosomal protein S18 yields the protein MSNRGGPKGDRQDRGERGMRRGRKPKVAAAVGAFDLTDFKNVEILRRFLSETGKILPRRRTGLNAQEQRKLARTIKRARMMGLLPFTEKLVRK from the coding sequence ATGTCCAACCGTGGTGGCCCTAAGGGCGACCGCCAGGACCGTGGCGAGCGTGGTATGCGCCGTGGTCGTAAACCCAAAGTGGCTGCGGCAGTGGGGGCTTTCGACCTCACCGACTTCAAGAACGTTGAGATTCTTCGGCGTTTTCTGTCCGAGACCGGAAAAATTTTGCCCCGCCGTCGCACCGGACTCAACGCCCAGGAACAGCGCAAACTGGCCCGCACCATCAAGCGTGCCCGCATGATGGGTCTGTTGCCCTTCACCGAAAAGCTGGTACGGAAATAG
- a CDS encoding single-stranded DNA-binding protein: MARGLNRVTLVGTLTQDPELRYTPGGLAVMDLNLAGNDIVTDEQGQTREPAWYHRIKLLGKSAEFWGDTLKAGMALFVDGRLEYRSWEQDGQKKSSLDIRADRMEIVSLEGKRGQVTITDARGQERLKDGYNHVMLVGNLTRDPELRYTPQGTAVTRLSLAINEKYTTRQGGEQEKVHYVEAQAWRELAEYAAELKKGDGAFLIGRLVNDSWTAQDGTRRFTTRVELSRLERLARGTGQSTGGNSSQMASIAKGRTGKVDIEEGLEDDFPPEEDLPF, translated from the coding sequence ATGGCTCGAGGCCTCAACCGCGTAACCCTTGTAGGCACCCTTACCCAAGACCCTGAACTGCGCTACACGCCCGGTGGGCTGGCTGTCATGGATCTTAACCTGGCCGGCAACGATATCGTCACCGACGAGCAGGGCCAGACCCGCGAACCGGCCTGGTACCACCGCATTAAACTGCTGGGGAAAAGTGCAGAGTTCTGGGGCGACACCCTGAAGGCCGGTATGGCGCTGTTTGTGGATGGCAGGCTCGAGTACCGTTCCTGGGAGCAGGACGGGCAAAAGAAGAGCAGTCTGGACATCCGTGCCGACCGCATGGAGATTGTGAGTCTGGAAGGTAAGCGGGGCCAGGTAACCATCACCGATGCCCGTGGTCAGGAGCGCCTTAAGGATGGCTACAACCACGTAATGCTGGTAGGCAACCTGACCCGTGACCCCGAGCTGCGCTACACGCCCCAGGGAACCGCCGTAACCCGACTCTCGCTGGCGATAAACGAAAAGTACACCACCCGCCAGGGTGGAGAGCAGGAAAAGGTGCACTACGTGGAAGCTCAGGCCTGGCGCGAGCTGGCCGAGTATGCGGCAGAACTCAAAAAAGGAGACGGGGCGTTCCTAATCGGACGCTTGGTGAACGACTCCTGGACTGCTCAGGACGGCACAAGACGCTTCACCACCCGTGTGGAGCTCTCCCGCCTTGAGCGACTTGCCCGTGGAACTGGACAAAGTACAGGTGGAAACAGTTCCCAGATGGCTTCTATAGCCAAAGGCCGTACGGGTAAGGTAGATATTGAAGAAGGCTTGGAAGACGATTTCCCACCTGAGGAGGATTTACCGTTTTGA
- the rpsF gene encoding 30S ribosomal protein S6, which produces MPQYEVNVILNPNLDGAQSALEKDTIKATLERHGASIKNVDDWGNRRLAYPIQKDPEGNVVFYTVEMAGNNNAALERELRLREHVRRVTIIRDRPEWRNSQKKK; this is translated from the coding sequence ATGCCACAGTACGAAGTTAACGTCATCCTCAACCCCAACCTCGATGGAGCCCAGTCTGCTCTAGAAAAAGACACCATCAAAGCTACCCTCGAGCGCCACGGAGCCAGTATCAAAAACGTGGACGACTGGGGCAACCGCCGTCTGGCCTACCCCATCCAGAAAGACCCCGAAGGCAATGTGGTCTTTTACACGGTGGAGATGGCCGGTAACAACAATGCCGCGCTGGAGCGCGAACTGCGCTTGCGTGAGCACGTACGTCGTGTAACCATCATCCGCGACCGTCCCGAATGGCGAAACAGCCAGAAGAAGAAGTAG